A portion of the Granulosicoccus antarcticus IMCC3135 genome contains these proteins:
- a CDS encoding GntR family transcriptional regulator, producing the protein MTSNGTEQEETNSLYEAVLNDISTGELEGGQRLKVAELARRYGVSTSPVREVLRRMQGEGYVVISPNRGATIRMGDANTIQNIFEILELLEPYFVAWFAEFAPPDLLDEMEAIQEKIEKTPISELAVFRKLDYEFHWAICKRHYNQPAAETWYKLRRALNVYGAKLSIKTPRHETILVEHRALLAALRKNDVEESLAVIKRHTGGSFKQMSQQMRVLGIT; encoded by the coding sequence TTGACTTCCAACGGCACTGAACAAGAAGAGACGAACTCGCTCTATGAGGCGGTTCTGAATGATATTTCTACCGGCGAACTGGAGGGCGGACAACGCCTGAAAGTTGCTGAGCTGGCCAGGCGTTATGGGGTCAGTACAAGTCCGGTTCGCGAAGTCCTGCGACGTATGCAAGGCGAGGGCTATGTCGTGATCAGCCCGAATCGCGGGGCAACGATTCGCATGGGTGATGCGAATACCATTCAGAATATCTTCGAGATACTCGAATTGCTGGAGCCTTATTTTGTCGCCTGGTTTGCCGAATTCGCACCGCCAGATCTGCTTGACGAGATGGAAGCGATTCAGGAAAAGATAGAGAAAACACCTATCTCCGAGCTGGCTGTCTTTCGCAAGCTGGACTATGAGTTTCATTGGGCGATCTGCAAGCGACATTACAACCAGCCTGCGGCTGAGACCTGGTACAAGCTGCGACGGGCATTGAATGTCTACGGGGCAAAGCTGAGTATCAAGACGCCGCGACATGAAACCATTCTCGTGGAGCATCGCGCACTGCTTGCAGCGTTACGCAAGAACGATGTGGAAGAGTCTCTTGCCGTTATCAAGCGCCATACCGGAGGCTCCTTCAAGCAGATGTCGCAACAGATGCGTGTTCTTGGGATTACCTGA
- a CDS encoding sulfatase: MPDDGIPSQVKRPNVILITTDQQRGDCVGYQPRGVKTPHIDRIAQAGTRFDTCITPHPMCQAARASILTGKLPYTHGVRDNGRNLANHFGADGLGGIFSQAGYQTQFIGKAHLSTHETFNATGQPECYYSTADYPADWGGPYFGFESVELLLRPHHHCAWNDPPYTLHYENYLNTDNAGRQRWEKAKVHANPQGLPDTTHLQVWRSALEDEWHSTPWIADRTVDMIQDMGDEPLFAWVSFPDPHPPFLAAEPWASMYHPDEVDIPEHRELDLDNRPWWHRAFLESPIRKNVKRPHAEAGKDWGESKALTETELRDITALYYGMITAIDHQVGRILDALEERGELENTIIIFTSDHGEWLGDHGLLLKGPMLYDGLLRVPYVMSGPNIPAGKIVHDPVSTLDIRATLADMCGLQVSADNGESLVGLLQNTASRDFALNEWEVDETRSGIGMDLSTVRSQRYRMSVDLRTDTGELYDLQEDPHEMHNLFGDPGYAKTQAEHLSMINSRPDDQIPVAPRVGWH; the protein is encoded by the coding sequence ATGCCTGATGATGGAATTCCGAGCCAGGTAAAGCGTCCCAACGTTATTCTGATCACCACGGATCAACAACGTGGAGACTGTGTCGGCTATCAGCCGCGCGGTGTCAAAACTCCCCATATCGATCGAATCGCACAAGCCGGCACCCGTTTTGACACCTGCATAACTCCACACCCCATGTGTCAGGCAGCACGCGCCTCCATACTCACCGGCAAGCTGCCCTACACCCATGGTGTACGTGACAACGGTCGCAATCTGGCCAATCATTTTGGTGCCGATGGCCTGGGGGGAATATTTTCACAGGCGGGTTATCAAACTCAGTTCATTGGCAAAGCCCACCTATCTACCCATGAAACATTCAATGCCACCGGCCAGCCCGAGTGCTATTACAGCACTGCGGATTATCCGGCTGACTGGGGTGGCCCCTACTTCGGATTCGAATCTGTCGAACTGTTGCTTCGCCCACATCATCACTGCGCGTGGAACGATCCTCCGTACACATTGCATTATGAAAACTATCTGAACACGGACAATGCCGGTCGTCAACGCTGGGAGAAAGCCAAGGTGCATGCCAACCCGCAAGGCCTGCCAGATACCACTCATCTGCAAGTCTGGCGCTCGGCACTGGAAGATGAATGGCACTCAACCCCCTGGATTGCTGATCGCACGGTAGACATGATTCAAGACATGGGTGATGAACCCCTGTTTGCCTGGGTCTCCTTCCCTGATCCGCATCCACCGTTCCTTGCTGCCGAGCCTTGGGCCAGCATGTATCACCCTGATGAGGTCGACATTCCGGAACACCGTGAACTGGATCTGGACAATCGTCCCTGGTGGCATCGAGCCTTTCTGGAAAGCCCCATACGCAAGAACGTCAAACGACCTCATGCAGAAGCAGGCAAGGACTGGGGAGAATCCAAAGCTCTGACAGAGACTGAATTGCGAGATATCACCGCACTCTATTACGGCATGATTACCGCCATCGATCATCAGGTGGGCCGCATTCTGGATGCTCTGGAAGAAAGGGGCGAGCTGGAGAACACCATCATCATATTCACCAGCGATCACGGTGAATGGCTGGGTGATCATGGCTTGCTGCTAAAGGGGCCAATGTTGTATGACGGGCTGTTGCGAGTACCTTACGTCATGAGCGGACCGAATATTCCAGCTGGAAAAATAGTCCACGATCCGGTATCCACACTCGATATTCGCGCAACCCTGGCTGACATGTGCGGCCTGCAGGTCAGCGCTGATAACGGTGAATCACTCGTCGGCCTCCTGCAGAACACGGCAAGCCGCGACTTTGCACTCAATGAATGGGAGGTTGATGAAACACGCAGTGGTATCGGCATGGATCTGAGCACAGTACGCAGTCAACGCTATCGCATGTCCGTCGACTTGCGAACTGACACCGGCGAGCTGTACGACCTGCAGGAGGATCCCCATGAAATGCACAATCTGTTTGGCGATCCCGGGTATGCAAAAACCCAGGCCGAACACCTGTCAATGATCAACTCCCGGCCTGACGATCAGATACCTGTGGCCCCTCGTGTCGGCTGGCACTAA
- a CDS encoding mandelate racemase/muconate lactonizing enzyme family protein, which translates to MTKIASIEPILARVGIRNQLLVKVTTESGIVGWGESGLSAREESVAATIRHFSEFLIGQDSRNISRIWQETYRSQYFEGGRVLTAAMSAIDIALYDILGKRLEVPVYQLLGGKQRDVIPTFGCCTGNSIEELVDNVRTLVKDGWTSVRINSSGFETGQIFDPRTAMVIAAEELKQIRKEFGPQLCLGIDLHHRLSVAETASFCNMMPSGTVDYIEEPIRDESPEAYASLRTLTQIPFAIGEEFSSKWQAAPFLERGLTQYMRVDICNIGGFTEAMKLAGWSEAHYVDMMPHNPLGPVCTAATVHFSAAVPNFSWLETRQSSVEQLGFHDPEIFPKQVQMDGAVYIVPDGPGLGVEVNEEIIRKQTPLHVEPPHLRRPDGSVTNW; encoded by the coding sequence ATGACAAAAATAGCATCCATAGAACCCATACTGGCCCGCGTCGGCATCCGTAACCAGCTGCTGGTGAAAGTGACGACAGAAAGCGGCATTGTCGGCTGGGGTGAGTCCGGACTCTCTGCACGAGAAGAATCGGTAGCCGCCACCATCAGGCATTTTTCCGAATTCCTCATTGGCCAGGATTCAAGAAATATTTCGCGAATCTGGCAGGAAACCTACCGCAGTCAATACTTTGAAGGCGGACGTGTACTGACGGCTGCCATGTCAGCAATCGATATTGCTCTCTATGACATTCTGGGCAAACGCCTGGAGGTGCCGGTCTATCAGCTACTGGGGGGTAAACAACGCGATGTCATTCCTACCTTTGGCTGCTGTACCGGCAACAGCATCGAGGAGCTAGTCGACAATGTAAGAACACTGGTCAAGGATGGCTGGACCAGCGTGCGTATCAACTCATCAGGCTTTGAAACCGGCCAGATCTTTGATCCTCGTACCGCGATGGTCATCGCCGCAGAGGAACTGAAGCAGATACGCAAGGAATTCGGGCCCCAGCTCTGTCTGGGTATCGATCTGCATCATCGCCTGTCAGTGGCAGAAACCGCCAGCTTCTGCAACATGATGCCAAGCGGTACCGTCGACTATATTGAAGAACCCATTCGCGACGAGTCTCCCGAGGCCTACGCCAGCCTGAGGACACTTACCCAGATTCCGTTTGCCATCGGCGAAGAATTCTCTTCAAAATGGCAGGCAGCACCTTTCCTGGAACGTGGCCTGACGCAATACATGCGGGTTGATATCTGCAACATTGGCGGTTTCACCGAAGCCATGAAGCTGGCCGGCTGGAGTGAAGCTCATTACGTCGACATGATGCCACACAACCCCCTGGGTCCTGTCTGCACTGCCGCAACCGTGCATTTTTCAGCCGCAGTACCCAACTTCAGCTGGCTTGAAACACGCCAGTCCTCAGTTGAACAACTCGGTTTTCATGATCCCGAAATCTTTCCGAAACAAGTACAGATGGATGGAGCTGTCTATATTGTACCCGATGGCCCGGGGCTAGGCGTCGAAGTCAACGAAGAGATCATCAGAAAGCAAACCCCATTACATGTCGAACCTCCCCATCTGCGACGTCCGGATGGATCGGTAACCAACTGGTAG
- a CDS encoding ABC transporter substrate-binding protein produces MTTKNNKIKYLETGVAGAIMAFATVMPAYAYEQAPSLDEQVQAGTLPAVDERLPKEPLVLEVVEQPGEYGGTLRRAILGGGDQHNLVRTIGSDNLVRWDANWTEVRPNIAKSWEVSADASSFIFELREGMRWSDGAPFNADDIMFWYEDIFLNSDLTPNKDPTFIGSTGPVKVSKIDDYKVEFNFGSPNGLFLQNMAYGFGYHVTAYPKHYLSQFMEKYNPDLQTLVDAEPAAADWIQLFNLKAGPMDTPLFWQNPDRPTLHAWNLRNAYGSTERVVAERNPYYYKVDEKGQQLPYIDRITYDQVEDVETILLKAFNGEIDYMLRHVGRPANKASLTDNMERGKYHFFDVGDLPGNIMILMLNLNHPDPVKREVINNKDFRIGLSHAVNRQEIIDLLYFGAAIPAQTAPREGSELYKEWYLKQFTEFDTELANKHLDMAGLDKRDDEGFRLGPDGKRFTLVFLVADVFGLQYPDAMELIAGYAADVGLDIQVRATDRSRLISLHTANEQDAYLWNCSGGQADAYTAPLCYVPMISNSVSWARLWAEWGVDNTRGEEPPQAVKDIFTAYNEVKAAPTPEEMKNRMGELLDMSMEQFFTIGLVQNNPVFGIARNNMRNVPDPLPIAGQLWFPAPYTAQMYFEGGTNLP; encoded by the coding sequence ATGACCACCAAAAACAACAAAATAAAATACCTGGAAACGGGGGTAGCAGGTGCCATTATGGCGTTTGCCACAGTAATGCCCGCATACGCCTACGAGCAGGCACCCTCATTGGATGAACAGGTGCAGGCAGGCACTCTGCCCGCCGTTGATGAGCGCCTGCCCAAGGAACCTCTGGTACTTGAGGTCGTTGAACAGCCCGGAGAATATGGCGGTACTTTGCGACGTGCCATTCTGGGAGGTGGCGATCAGCACAACCTGGTACGTACCATTGGCAGCGACAACCTGGTGCGCTGGGATGCCAACTGGACCGAAGTACGTCCCAACATTGCCAAGAGTTGGGAAGTATCAGCAGACGCCTCCAGCTTCATCTTCGAGCTACGTGAGGGCATGCGCTGGTCCGATGGTGCGCCCTTCAACGCTGATGACATCATGTTCTGGTACGAGGACATATTTCTGAACAGTGATCTGACACCCAACAAGGATCCAACCTTCATAGGCTCCACAGGGCCAGTCAAAGTCAGCAAGATTGATGACTACAAAGTCGAGTTCAACTTCGGGTCACCCAACGGCCTGTTCCTGCAAAACATGGCCTACGGCTTCGGTTATCACGTCACCGCTTACCCGAAGCACTATCTCAGTCAGTTCATGGAGAAGTACAACCCTGATCTGCAGACACTGGTTGATGCAGAACCTGCCGCAGCAGACTGGATACAACTGTTCAATCTGAAAGCAGGGCCGATGGACACCCCTCTGTTCTGGCAAAATCCGGATCGCCCTACCTTGCACGCCTGGAACCTGCGCAACGCCTACGGTTCAACCGAACGTGTCGTGGCAGAACGCAACCCCTACTACTACAAGGTTGACGAGAAAGGCCAGCAACTACCCTATATCGATCGCATAACCTACGATCAGGTAGAAGATGTCGAGACCATCCTGTTGAAAGCCTTCAACGGCGAGATCGACTATATGCTGCGTCATGTGGGCCGTCCTGCCAACAAGGCCTCACTGACCGACAACATGGAACGTGGAAAATATCACTTTTTCGATGTCGGCGATCTGCCGGGCAATATCATGATTCTCATGCTCAACCTGAATCATCCTGACCCGGTGAAGCGCGAAGTCATCAATAACAAGGATTTTCGTATCGGTCTGAGTCATGCCGTCAACCGTCAGGAGATCATCGATCTGTTGTACTTCGGTGCTGCAATACCTGCCCAGACTGCTCCCAGAGAAGGCTCAGAACTCTACAAGGAATGGTATCTGAAGCAGTTTACCGAGTTTGATACCGAGCTGGCCAACAAGCATCTGGACATGGCCGGACTCGACAAGCGCGACGACGAAGGGTTCCGCCTTGGCCCTGATGGCAAACGCTTTACCCTGGTTTTTCTGGTAGCTGATGTATTTGGTCTGCAATACCCGGATGCCATGGAACTGATTGCAGGCTATGCCGCTGATGTCGGCCTGGATATACAGGTACGGGCAACTGATCGCTCACGACTGATTTCCTTGCATACCGCTAATGAACAGGATGCCTATCTGTGGAACTGTTCAGGTGGCCAGGCTGACGCTTATACCGCGCCATTGTGCTATGTACCGATGATCAGCAATTCCGTCAGCTGGGCGCGACTCTGGGCTGAATGGGGTGTAGACAATACCCGTGGCGAAGAACCTCCGCAGGCAGTCAAAGACATCTTTACCGCTTATAACGAAGTCAAGGCTGCCCCCACACCTGAAGAAATGAAAAACAGGATGGGAGAGCTACTCGACATGTCAATGGAGCAGTTCTTCACTATTGGCCTGGTGCAGAACAACCCGGTATTCGGAATTGCCCGCAACAACATGCGCAACGTTCCTGATCCGTTGCCTATTGCCGGACAGCTTTGGTTTCCAGCGCCTTATACCGCCCAGATGTATTTTGAAGGCGGCACCAACCTGCCCTGA
- a CDS encoding ABC transporter permease gives MGFCLRRIMYMIPTLILVSIVTFIIIQLPPGDYLDSLAADMGESGSDNTAVVETLRQQYGLGQPIYVQYYKWMKGILLHGNFGISFEKNVLVTDLIWDRLGWTFGISIMTLLFIWVTALPIGIYSAVKKYSFGDYTATLFGFIGLAVPNFLLALVMMYVSFKFFGQSVGGLVSPEYIEAAWSFDKVIDLLKHIWMPIVVVGTSGAAALIRIMRANLLDEIYRPYVVTARAKGMSEFQLLMKYPVRVALNPFISTIGWILPSLVSGEIIVAVVMNLPTTGPLLLRALLVQDMYLAGSLILIVSLLTVIGTLISDLLLAWIDPRIRYQ, from the coding sequence ATGGGGTTTTGCCTGCGACGGATCATGTACATGATTCCGACGCTGATTCTGGTGTCAATCGTCACCTTCATAATCATCCAGCTACCACCGGGTGACTATCTTGATTCCCTTGCCGCTGACATGGGGGAGTCAGGGTCTGACAATACGGCGGTCGTCGAGACCTTACGTCAGCAATATGGCCTCGGCCAGCCCATATACGTGCAGTATTACAAATGGATGAAGGGCATTCTTCTGCACGGCAATTTCGGTATTTCATTCGAGAAGAATGTTCTCGTGACCGATCTGATATGGGACCGGCTCGGCTGGACATTCGGCATTTCGATAATGACGCTGTTATTCATCTGGGTAACGGCACTTCCCATCGGAATTTACTCGGCAGTCAAGAAATATTCGTTTGGCGACTATACCGCGACCCTGTTCGGATTCATTGGCCTGGCAGTACCAAACTTCCTGTTGGCACTGGTCATGATGTACGTCTCCTTCAAGTTTTTCGGGCAAAGTGTTGGCGGCCTGGTCAGTCCCGAATACATAGAGGCAGCCTGGAGTTTTGATAAGGTCATCGATCTTCTGAAGCATATCTGGATGCCGATTGTCGTTGTCGGAACCTCAGGGGCCGCCGCTCTGATTCGCATCATGCGTGCAAATCTGCTCGATGAGATCTATCGACCCTACGTAGTCACAGCACGTGCCAAGGGCATGTCCGAATTCCAGCTTCTGATGAAATACCCTGTGCGTGTCGCCCTGAACCCATTCATATCGACGATCGGCTGGATTCTGCCAAGTCTGGTCTCAGGAGAAATCATTGTCGCCGTCGTCATGAACCTGCCGACCACCGGCCCACTACTCCTGCGAGCATTGCTGGTACAGGACATGTATCTGGCCGGATCATTGATCCTGATCGTAAGCCTGCTGACGGTGATCGGAACACTGATTTCAGACTTGCTCCTGGCATGGATTGACCCGAGAATTCGCTACCAATGA
- a CDS encoding ABC transporter permease: MNMSQSTTTTPVQDADDVPAPVLLSPRALTWRKFKRHRIAWYSLYIVAFIYLMALVGEFMTPADIHKTSTRRAFAPPQGIHLFAPNAQGGTDFQLHAKGLKLEIDRKAMRRIFVTDEEKIIPLGFFVKGYEYKLLGLFPSKVHLFGPVDPKQSVYFMGADRLGRDIMSRIIIGTRVSMSIGLIGVIVSLFVGVTLGGISGFFGGWVDNLIQRLIEFIRSIPTIPLWMGLAAAIPLDWPPLRTYFVVTLIVSMIGWTSLAREVRGKFLSLRFEDFIIAARLDGLSDMEVIRKHMVPSFSSHIIASLTLAVPLMILAETSLSFLGVGLQPPVVSWGTLLKEAQNVRTIIEAPWLLIAPATMIVIAVLALNFLGDGLRDAADPHAH; encoded by the coding sequence ATGAACATGAGTCAGAGCACCACTACAACTCCAGTCCAGGATGCGGATGATGTTCCCGCACCCGTGCTACTCAGCCCAAGAGCATTGACATGGCGCAAGTTCAAACGACACAGAATCGCCTGGTACAGTCTGTACATTGTCGCCTTCATCTACCTCATGGCACTGGTGGGGGAATTCATGACTCCGGCAGATATCCACAAGACCAGTACCCGACGTGCCTTTGCACCGCCTCAGGGAATACACCTCTTTGCTCCCAACGCCCAGGGTGGTACTGACTTTCAACTGCATGCCAAAGGACTGAAGCTGGAGATCGATCGCAAGGCCATGCGCAGAATCTTTGTCACTGATGAGGAAAAGATAATTCCACTCGGTTTTTTCGTCAAAGGCTACGAATACAAGTTATTGGGACTATTCCCCAGCAAGGTGCATCTGTTCGGCCCGGTGGACCCAAAACAGAGCGTCTACTTCATGGGTGCGGACCGACTGGGCCGCGATATCATGAGTCGTATTATCATCGGCACACGAGTGTCGATGTCGATCGGCCTGATCGGTGTCATCGTATCGCTGTTTGTTGGCGTCACTCTGGGAGGTATTTCAGGCTTCTTCGGCGGCTGGGTCGACAATCTGATTCAGCGCTTGATCGAATTCATACGCTCCATTCCCACCATTCCCCTGTGGATGGGACTGGCCGCGGCGATACCACTTGACTGGCCACCTTTGAGAACGTATTTCGTTGTCACGCTGATCGTGTCGATGATTGGCTGGACCAGTCTGGCCCGAGAAGTTCGGGGCAAATTCCTGTCACTCAGGTTTGAAGACTTCATCATTGCCGCCCGACTCGATGGTTTGAGCGATATGGAAGTCATACGCAAACACATGGTGCCCTCGTTCTCCAGTCATATCATTGCCTCTCTGACTCTGGCGGTACCGCTGATGATACTGGCCGAGACTTCGCTCTCATTTCTGGGTGTCGGCCTGCAGCCCCCCGTAGTCTCATGGGGCACCTTACTCAAAGAGGCACAAAACGTACGCACTATTATTGAAGCTCCCTGGCTTCTGATCGCCCCGGCAACGATGATCGTTATCGCTGTGCTGGCCCTCAACTTTCTAGGAGACGGACTTCGTGATGCAGCAGACCCTCATGCACACTGA
- a CDS encoding ABC transporter ATP-binding protein, protein MHTDPAMATISKPEGPPLLEISGLKTQFFTDDGVVKAVNGVDLSIFSNRTLCVLGESGCGKSILARSILRIVDAPGRITEGSIVYRSADGRSIDLAAARQGSRELRAIRGDDIAMIFQEPMSSLGPITRIGKQITETILLHRKISKAEAKEIAIELLDKVGIPKPAERLNSYPFELSGGMRQRAMIAMALSCRPRLLIADEPTTALDVTTQAQILDLIAELKEELEMGVMLITHDLGVVAEVAEDVAVMYMGKIVEKGDVFSIFENPQHPYTRALLKSVPRIGASRKARLPAIRGMVPHPLAVPSGCTFRTRCDSFMPGVCDQKQPALVEHDDSQVACFLHSQETTDD, encoded by the coding sequence ATGCACACTGACCCAGCAATGGCGACCATCAGCAAACCCGAGGGCCCGCCTCTACTGGAGATCTCTGGCCTGAAGACGCAGTTCTTTACCGATGACGGTGTCGTCAAGGCCGTCAACGGGGTGGATCTTTCAATATTCAGTAATCGCACCTTATGCGTACTGGGAGAGAGCGGCTGCGGCAAATCGATTCTGGCACGCTCGATCCTCAGAATTGTCGATGCACCGGGCAGAATTACAGAGGGCAGCATTGTCTATCGTTCGGCTGATGGTCGCAGCATCGACCTTGCCGCCGCCAGGCAAGGCTCCAGGGAATTGCGGGCGATTCGTGGTGATGATATTGCCATGATCTTTCAGGAGCCCATGTCATCGCTAGGCCCGATCACCCGCATCGGCAAGCAGATTACCGAAACGATTCTGCTACATCGAAAAATTTCCAAAGCCGAGGCAAAGGAGATTGCCATCGAGTTACTGGACAAGGTCGGTATTCCAAAACCTGCTGAACGCCTCAACTCCTACCCCTTCGAATTATCGGGTGGCATGCGCCAGCGAGCGATGATTGCAATGGCCCTGAGTTGCCGTCCGCGTCTGCTGATCGCTGACGAACCAACGACCGCACTGGATGTGACAACGCAGGCACAGATCCTCGATCTGATCGCAGAGCTCAAGGAAGAGCTGGAGATGGGTGTCATGCTGATCACTCATGACCTGGGAGTCGTTGCCGAGGTAGCCGAGGATGTTGCCGTGATGTATATGGGAAAAATTGTGGAAAAGGGCGACGTTTTCTCAATTTTCGAAAACCCTCAACACCCCTATACCAGAGCCTTGCTCAAATCCGTGCCACGTATCGGCGCTAGCCGCAAGGCTCGACTGCCGGCCATTCGCGGCATGGTCCCCCACCCTCTTGCAGTGCCTTCTGGTTGTACGTTCCGGACGCGCTGTGACAGTTTCATGCCCGGCGTCTGCGATCAGAAGCAACCCGCGCTGGTCGAACACGATGATTCGCAGGTTGCCTGCTTTCTTCATTCGCAGGAGACAACAGATGACTGA
- a CDS encoding ABC transporter ATP-binding protein has product MTDAIMQVRDLNMQFRSGGGLFGGNPNIVQAVDNASFDVYRGETLGIVGESGSGKTTLGRCLMRILDPTSGSVRFHRKHKEIIELVDCDKKALRSVWRDLRMVFQDPQSSLNPRLRVIDIVGQCLRKTENLSGKALSIRVADLLEKVGLRPEYLLRYPNAFSGGQRQRLGIARALATQPELIIADEAVSALDVSIQAQTLNLLQDLQEQFSLTYVFIAHDLAVVEHICDRIAVMYLGQIVELATTDELFNNPKHPYTRALLSAVPVPDPRARLNRKKRVALKDGTSTNTGCHFAARCPHATDLCLTQAPPRKTIDGADVLCHYAGEL; this is encoded by the coding sequence ATGACTGATGCCATAATGCAGGTCAGAGATCTGAACATGCAGTTTCGCAGTGGCGGAGGCCTGTTCGGAGGCAACCCCAATATCGTTCAAGCCGTAGACAACGCCTCGTTTGACGTCTATCGCGGTGAGACACTGGGTATTGTTGGTGAGAGCGGCAGTGGCAAGACAACACTGGGTCGTTGTCTCATGCGTATCCTGGATCCCACCAGCGGCTCAGTGCGCTTTCATCGAAAACACAAGGAAATCATTGAGCTGGTCGATTGCGACAAGAAGGCGCTGCGTAGTGTCTGGAGAGACCTGCGTATGGTTTTCCAGGACCCCCAGTCTTCACTGAATCCACGCCTGCGGGTAATCGACATTGTCGGTCAATGTCTGCGTAAAACGGAGAATCTTTCCGGCAAGGCACTTTCAATTCGAGTCGCCGATTTACTTGAAAAAGTCGGTTTGCGACCTGAATACCTGCTGCGTTACCCCAATGCGTTCTCAGGCGGTCAACGCCAGCGTCTGGGCATTGCACGGGCCTTGGCAACTCAGCCAGAGCTGATCATCGCCGATGAAGCCGTCTCGGCGCTGGATGTCTCCATACAGGCACAGACCCTGAACCTGTTGCAGGATCTGCAGGAACAATTTTCGCTGACCTACGTCTTCATTGCTCATGATCTTGCGGTCGTTGAACATATCTGCGACCGGATAGCCGTCATGTACCTTGGCCAGATTGTCGAGCTTGCTACCACCGATGAATTGTTCAACAATCCGAAGCACCCTTACACTCGCGCTCTGTTAAGCGCCGTACCGGTGCCAGATCCGCGCGCCAGGCTTAACCGGAAAAAACGGGTTGCACTCAAAGACGGGACATCGACAAATACAGGCTGTCATTTTGCAGCTCGCTGTCCACATGCCACTGATCTGTGTCTGACACAAGCCCCGCCAAGGAAAACGATCGATGGGGCCGATGTACTTTGTCACTATGCGGGAGAGTTATGA
- a CDS encoding GntR family transcriptional regulator, producing the protein MANDKSLDNVQPFSELFSDFSLSGKESMVNQIHAILWELITTTKLLPGQLLSEKELSEALNASRTPVREALIRLEDAGLVYVIPKSGTYVTPVRISTYIEACFIRIQLETGAVRRATERFASYQSDEDLSGIIKRQKAALKEDDYSKFFQLDELLHQAIFTMAGLPGVWDVMRRTQSEVYRIRHLKREFQLRHGAKVLKAHQNIVDCIKAGDPDASEAAMIDHLGPLEREIEQLTAFPELLKFIEQQNADTPRSRRRSSK; encoded by the coding sequence ATGGCCAACGACAAATCACTGGATAATGTGCAGCCATTCTCGGAACTGTTCAGCGATTTTTCGCTATCCGGCAAGGAAAGCATGGTCAACCAGATCCATGCCATTCTCTGGGAACTGATAACCACGACAAAATTGCTGCCCGGACAACTCTTGTCTGAAAAGGAATTGTCAGAGGCACTCAACGCCAGCCGCACACCGGTTCGCGAAGCACTCATCCGGCTCGAAGATGCCGGACTGGTTTACGTGATACCCAAAAGCGGTACCTACGTCACACCCGTACGTATCAGCACCTATATCGAAGCCTGCTTCATCCGTATCCAGCTCGAAACCGGTGCCGTCCGACGCGCTACCGAAAGATTTGCAAGCTACCAGTCCGATGAAGACCTGAGCGGCATCATCAAACGCCAGAAGGCGGCTCTGAAAGAAGACGATTACTCAAAGTTCTTCCAGCTTGACGAGCTGTTGCATCAAGCCATTTTCACAATGGCAGGCCTGCCGGGAGTCTGGGATGTGATGCGCCGAACCCAGTCGGAAGTCTATCGAATCCGGCATCTCAAACGCGAGTTTCAATTACGCCATGGGGCGAAGGTACTCAAGGCGCATCAGAACATCGTTGACTGCATCAAGGCCGGCGATCCGGATGCCTCAGAAGCAGCGATGATTGATCATCTGGGCCCCCTTGAACGCGAGATAGAACAGCTAACCGCGTTCCCTGAGTTGCTTAAATTCATCGAGCAGCAAAATGCAGACACGCCTCGCTCTCGTCGACGCTCGTCCAAGTAG